The Prionailurus bengalensis isolate Pbe53 chromosome B1, Fcat_Pben_1.1_paternal_pri, whole genome shotgun sequence genomic interval TAACACACTTGATCTATTAGGCATGGGTAGAATCCCAAACcaataataaaagaatagtttattttttattttttaatgttttatgtttgggaaagagagagagagagagagagagcatgcaagcaggggaggggcagagagagggagacacagaatctgaagcaggctctgagctgtcagtgcagagtccaacatggggctcgaacccacaaactgtgagatcatgacctgagccgaagttgaatgcctaactgactgagccaccaggcaccccaagaatagttTTTACCAGGCCAAATAATTGATATCATATAAATGAATCTCTCTGACCACAATACAACAAAGTGAGAAACTAATGTGGGGGGAAAGAACATCAAAATCATGTGTTTAAAAGCTAAAGAGCATGTATCAGTGATTGATAACTAAACAAAGTTAAATAGTATCcatctatgtatcatctatctatgaaTTCTATTTCACTTCAATATTGGTGGGGTGtagtttaaaagaaattgaaaaagacaaatatgactcTGAACAGGAATGATCAGAAATTAAATAGAATagttaacctcttttttttcaatgtttacttatttatttttgagacacagagagagagagagagagagagggagcaagcaaggggcagagggacagaatctcaagcaggctctgcattgtcagtgcaaaacccaacgtggggctccaactcactgtgagatcatgatctgagccaaaatcaagagtcagatgcttaaccaactgagccagccaggtgcccctagaacagtTAACCTCTTCTATTTCTGTGGCTTGGGTATGGGGCAGCTCCTCGGCCCCATTTTTCTGTGGCCCTCTCCCTCTGGCTGTCAGACAGGTAGGAATGCTATAGTGAAATTGAGATGGTATTCTATGGgaaagttttatcattttatcaaaGTCTCTGAAATGCACTATACATCACAGAACATAAATACGTCATTAATGTTCTCATAAATGAATGCGTATATCGGCAGCcattcagaatgattttttttcctctgctaatACAAGTTTGAAGTGATATCTCTTGCTTCCCAGTGCTAAGTGCTAAGTTATCATCATGCATTGGCAGAAATTCAGAATTCTGGTTGCCAGTGGTTCCAAAAACTACATTCACAAATGAGAGTCTTTCTTCTTATGTAAACCTCCTGCCACTTggcattataaagaaaaattcaaaccAAGTTTCTGCTTACCAAGGTTTACAAAAACTACTTTCTAAGAAAGTAATTTTTCAACTTCATGGATAAGTAGTGCTTTAGTTTATATTTACTTTACCAAAgctcttgaaaatatatttcttttggcCTGAAAATTGACAAATggattcaaaaaatattaaaatacattaaagttgACTTTCTGTGTAATGAGGAAGCCATGTGGGGTTTGGAGGCATAGCAGTAATTGAAGCCGGACAAAGAATGGTGTTCACTGCCATGAGGACCCTAGGACACCCACACAGGAGGAGGGCCACCAAGTCACACAGTCTGAATCTGGGGTGGAGACCACAGATGGGCAACTGCATGCTGAACTGAGCCTTGGGTCTTCTCCTACTTGAGAATTAAATCTCCTACATTATGCTGAAAGGAGAACATAAAAACCATCAAGTTTGTAATGTCCGTAACCCTAGTAAAAACACGGGGTGGTGACATTCTGGTTTCTGGCACAGGGTTCTGTTTGTGAGCCCTGGGCTCCATTGTCTGTATTCCCACCTTTCAAGTCCACGGAAACATCTGACAAATGATCCTGCCTAGATTGCTTCCCTAGAGAAGATGCTAGGTAAATGTCTACCTTGATCATCTTATTAGTAGATGTAAACTGATATAAATTAGGTTTTACTGTAAGTGCTTCCTTATAAATTGTAGTTTTTGCTCCTTGTTTCAGGCCATAATTTCCCTTGTCCATATGAATGCACATCATGtcattgtttttctcaaaaatctCCAGGGATTCTAATCTCAGAATAAAAGCCagacttaaggggcacctgggtggctcagttagttaagtgtctgacttcggctcgggtcatgatctcggggtttgtgagtttgagccctggattgggctctgggctgacagtgcagagtctgcttgggattctctctgtgtgtctgcctctcccttgctctctgtgtctctcagaaataacttGCTCTTCCCCCAAATGTCTGCACAGCGTCCTCTTTGACTTCCTGTAAGACCTTGCACATGACCTTGCACCTCACCAATGCTTCTTACCCTCTACCCTGCATTAGTCTTCTCCTTAGCATCTGATCTATTCTACTACTTGATCTGTCTCTGTAGTAGAATGGAAGCAGGTTCCACGAGGGCTGAGTTTTGGCCTATTTTATTCACTGCTGAATCTTCAGGGCCTAGAGTGGAGCCTGGAAGAGTGCAGACACTCTCTCAGCATTCAactatgaaaagaatgaaaaagaaaggtctgtttattttgatactttttcTTCACCCTCATTTCATCCTCTTTCCATCAGTGAAAACAGGCTCCTTACTTTCCATTTATCCTCGCCCCTCTCTTTCCAGCCCTTAACACAAACCCACACGTTTACTAGCAGAAGATAGCACCATGGAGCACCTATTCTGTGCCAGGGACAAGGCTCAATGATTTCTTACATGCTTTTGAGGTAAAACCTactcatatttatgtttttcacaGTACAAACCTAAAGCGCAAAGAGATGAAGCAAACTGTCCCCAAATCCCACAGCTGACAAATGGTGAAGCCTGGACTTGAACTTAGGTCTGTGACTCTGGAGCCAGCATGTTTAGCCCCTTGTGTGAACCTGTCCTGCAGTAGGGGGCTGTCGGGGCCTCTCTGGCAGTTAGGAGCTCCAGATTTTCCTCACCTCTTTATCCTGGACTCATACTCTATCTTCTGTTTGGTCATCTCCTGTTTCAGGCTGGACACTAAACTGTGCAGGGCACTGTGGTTGCTGGTGTTGTTGCCCACAAACGTCTCACTGTTGTCGCTGCTGCTGGTGGCACGACTGCTTCGACCTCCCACACTCCTCCGGTCACTTTTGTTTTCATAGTCCCCAGGGTGGGAGAGGTCATCCTGTGGGGGCCCATCCAAAACAGGGTCCTCAAAATTACTCCCGTAAAAGTCTTGCTCTGGGCAGGTGGTGGTGGAAGAGCGACAGGAGTTGGAATTCTCCGGGAGGGAGATTTCACAGGAGGAAGTGGACCAGGTGGCGCTGTCGACACTCTGCTTGTCATCAAGGTTCATCATGGAGAACTGCTGATGGACGTTATCATAGGTGGAGAGTCTGTTGTGCTGGCCTgactcccctgcttgttctttctgCTTGTTATCCCTCAAGGTCACGTAGCCATTGGGCAGCCAGCTCATGCTGCGACCGTTCACGGGGTTCCCAAGCATGTCGGGGTTCAAAATGCCCATTCTCACCGTTCCATTCTGTACACTGTGGGTGCCCATTTTGGTACCAGACCCCTTCAGTGAAGAGGTCCTTCTGGCCTGTAAGCTCCCATTGGGAGTGGTTTGGGTTTTCTCCAGGCCTTCGGCATTACTGCTGCTGAAGGACCCATTGGTGACTATCCCACTGCCCTTATTGAAGGCAGGATTCTTTTTGACCATAAGAGGGGGGCTTCTAGAGACGTCCAGCTTGTGAACGCTGTTCCTTGGGCTGTTGGTTTTACTACCTGGTAGAGCTGTGGGGGATCCATTATCCACACCACTTCTCTGGGGAGACTCAGACTTGTCCCAAGAGCACCGCCTACCAGGACTGTCCTTGGTATTATTGTTCTCCTTATTCTGTAGCTGGCCCATGGTGGCTTTCTTCTGAATTTCATTGTTGTTATTGCTCGTGCCATCTTGGGGTTTGCTTTGCAGTTCTGCATCTTTGGGGAAGAGGCGATCATGTTTGCTAATCATCATTGACATCAACTGCTGGACCACCACCGTGCCTGGAATTGCATAGAAAACACAGCAGtttattttccaatttgaaaGTGACTCTTAAAGAACCACATTCAGATGAACATTCAACATTTTTAGTAGTAGTATATGCAATGAACTGTACCTAGCACTTTACTTTCATTAGTTTagtcagattttaaaacaaatcaatgaatagGTAGTTATTATCACTGTATTGtaaatgttaagtaacttgaccaaggtcacaaagctattAAGGAGCAGATTCAGGGCTTGAAACCAGAGTTAGTTGGTACCAAAGAACAGGCTTTTAATCATTATGCACAATTTCTTGCAAGTTTGAGATTTAATTATGAGAAATCTTCCTTAGGAGGAGGTCAGCGTGATGTCTCATCTGACAACTGCCTGAAACCATCAAGACATTTTAGTAGCATTTCTAAGTGGGACCCTATATGATCTCTGGTGGATACATGGTCTGTCTTTCTCATGTAGCAAGAtactgaagttctttttttttcttttcaaatttttatttaaattctagtaagTTCACATGCTatatgcaatattggtttcaggagcagaattcaatgagtcatcacttacatgcaacatccagtgctcaacaTAACAAGTGCCTTCTTAATACCTAtgcatctagcccatctcctacccacctccttccatcaactctcaatttgttctctatctttaagagtttcttatgctttgtttctctctctctctcttttctccccccccccaagtt includes:
- the ARHGAP24 gene encoding rho GTPase-activating protein 24 isoform X2 → MMPEDRNTGGRPSGALASTPFIPKTTYRRIKRCFSFRKGIFGQKLEDTVRYEKRYGNRLAPMLVEQCVDFIRQRGLKEEGLFRLPGQANLVKELQDAFDCGEKPSFDSNTDVHTVASLLKLYLRELPEPVIPYAKYEDFLSCAKLLSKEEEAGIKELAKQVKSLPVVNYNLLKYICRFLDEVQSYSGVNKMSVQNLATVFGPNILRPKVEDPLTIMEGTVVVQQLMSMMISKHDRLFPKDAELQSKPQDGTSNNNNEIQKKATMGQLQNKENNNTKDSPGRRCSWDKSESPQRSGVDNGSPTALPGSKTNSPRNSVHKLDVSRSPPLMVKKNPAFNKGSGIVTNGSFSSSNAEGLEKTQTTPNGSLQARRTSSLKGSGTKMGTHSVQNGTVRMGILNPDMLGNPVNGRSMSWLPNGYVTLRDNKQKEQAGESGQHNRLSTYDNVHQQFSMMNLDDKQSVDSATWSTSSCEISLPENSNSCRSSTTTCPEQDFYGSNFEDPVLDGPPQDDLSHPGDYENKSDRRSVGGRSSRATSSSDNSETFVGNNTSNHSALHSLVSSLKQEMTKQKIEYESRIKSLEQRNLTLETEMMSLHDELDQERKKFTMIEIKMRNAERAKEDAEKRNDMLQKEMEQFFSTFGELTVEPRRTERGNTIWIQ
- the ARHGAP24 gene encoding rho GTPase-activating protein 24 isoform X3, whose amino-acid sequence is MTANHESYLLMASTQNDMEDWVKSIRRVIWGPFGGGIFGQKLEDTVRYEKRYGNRLAPMLVEQCVDFIRQRGLKEEGLFRLPGQANLVKELQDAFDCGEKPSFDSNTDVHTVASLLKLYLRELPEPVIPYAKYEDFLSCAKLLSKEEEAGIKELAKQVKSLPVVNYNLLKYICRFLDEVQSYSGVNKMSVQNLATVFGPNILRPKVEDPLTIMEGTVVVQQLMSMMISKHDRLFPKDAELQSKPQDGTSNNNNEIQKKATMGQLQNKENNNTKDSPGRRCSWDKSESPQRSGVDNGSPTALPGSKTNSPRNSVHKLDVSRSPPLMVKKNPAFNKGSGIVTNGSFSSSNAEGLEKTQTTPNGSLQARRTSSLKGSGTKMGTHSVQNGTVRMGILNPDMLGNPVNGRSMSWLPNGYVTLRDNKQKEQAGESGQHNRLSTYDNVHQQFSMMNLDDKQSVDSATWSTSSCEISLPENSNSCRSSTTTCPEQDFYGSNFEDPVLDGPPQDDLSHPGDYENKSDRRSVGGRSSRATSSSDNSETFVGNNTSNHSALHSLVSSLKQEMTKQKIEYESRIKSLEQRNLTLETEMMSLHDELDQERKKFTMIEIKMRNAERAKEDAEKRNDMLQKEMEQFFSTFGELTVEPRRTERGNTIWIQ